The sequence GTAATTCAAGGATAATAGaggtagttttaaaaaattgttaactttcaccttattagactacAAACACTCATTCATGCAGGAGACTAAAtgcaatggatagcaggtcaccaGCTCAAGCATATAGTGTCTTGTTGTTTTTTTACATAGAATACTAGAATTTAGTCGATTATTTGtagtgggatattgaatcaacttcaaaattggattttgagggaacCGGTACTCTTATTGGTCCCAATAGTCCCTGTTGTGAGTTTATATACTTTGTTAACATGAGTTATGAGAGTCAGAtggactctaggttcacttttatgtATAAGAgtgttttaataattatataaggttgcacaagggtaaATGAATAAAGTCTTTGGATaagactaattgattaattaatagaCCTAAGTTATGCTAAATTAAGTGGTCTAAGCCCATATGAACTCAAGTCATTTAAGTCCAATTAGGAACTTATAAATATCtcataggggttagggttttcaacacttttgtcttccaccattcaaagagaaagagagtcataatTTCCACCTTTCTTTTCTCCTCATTAGAAATGTACCAAGAGCAAAGTTGAGTCATTGGACAAAAAATCGTAGGTTTATGAgactttcaataatttcaaggttatcttcaacacttggaatttaagatttgtgaacatccaaacctaaatgttaatactttaaccctaaagatcaattctttttgaaaaattagtattaCTTTTGTTGCTTATATCTAATATGCCAATAGGAAAGTGGTTGTATGTGGCGTTGCTATGAGTGGTGGGGAAATGGTGGTGCTATGAGCGATGGGGAAACAATGTTGGTGACGGGAAAAAGGGagatgaagagagagagagagggaaagaaagagagaaaaggaaaaagagaggtAGATGATAGGAGAGGGGATGATCATTGGCAATGACCTTGATAGTGACGCCATTTGTAGTCACCATGATGAATGAAGGTGACGACAACATATGGAGTGAGTGTGGATGTTATGGAGacagaagagagaaaaagaaaagaaaagaaaaaaattatttgtttattcttaaattatttttaaaatttaataaattttatgtatcaaatgttgatataaaatttatttacttaataaaaaattctagagaaattaaaagaaattaagaaaaacaatgtaatttaaaaaaagtcatatttaaagattttcagtattgaattgtgaaaaatggtactatattatattttatttactttttatgttttttttttttaatttttttatattttattttatttttaaaaattaatgaaaacaaattctatttattttctattttattttattcataaaagcTAAAATTAGAAACCAATGGTtagataatattataaatttttataacaaataagGCATACAACCAACCCTACCAATGTATTCTAGAATCTCCCATCACTCTAAACGAAATCAATCATATCGGCTAACCAATGGTTGACAAAATTTTCCGCGAGAAAGACCAGCAAATCCCATTCACCAAGAATCGGAGAAATTCAAACCCATTGAATGAAGGGTACTCGTACCTGCTCCGTCTACCACAGTGAAACTGACCGAAAAGTCCTCTCAAACATTTGGCCTTTTCAAAAAGGTAAGATTGCCATTTTGAGGCTCTACCAAACAGGCCCTTAATCCCTTTccgtttttttctttttcgttttcgGTTTTCCTGCTTTTAAGCAAACGACGTCGTCTTTTCAATTGGGGTTTGCAAAAGCTGAGTCACTTTCTCAAAACAACCAAGTTCCTTACTTCGTTAAAACGGCGCCGTTTATTCTAATATCTTCTAATAGACTACTTCACGACGTCGTTTGTCTTTCCCTAAGTAAAATAAAACGACGTCGTTGTTTGTTCAGTAACATCTCTTTTCAAACGATAgaaaagttttcttttcttagatcacactcaaaattttattaccAAAAGGTCAAAAGACTTTATTTATGATGTTTGGGACTAAGATCTTtaccaataaaaatattagttttaaaagGTAGACGTGGACAGTTCAACCTTGGTGCAGCCCATGTTCATCAAATAGCTACAAAAAGATTAGTTATAAGCCACATTCATCTACAAATTTAGATCCCACTTCACATCATTCACCAACTCAATATTAAACATTCATTCATAATTTTGACTGATTGAATATTATTGGGCGTACTAATCATAtgtaaataaagaataattatatcACTCTTTCCGTATGTGACAAAgaattagtttattttattctaGGGTTTATTCAAATATGGTAATGACATCAGTTTAAAATGAATTGCCTCCATTtcaataggaaaataattttttgtcttattaaaaaaattaaatgaagtgAGCGGGGTGGGACGAGTACATGGATTTCCCAAACCCAGCCTTATTGggtttaacttttttttgaaaagtttttaaaagattatttaattttttttaatcacattaaaattaatgtattttataaataattaaaatattatcattttttataatttatttattgaaaagcATTTTATTATATAAGGATGACAAAACAATACTCCAATCCGTCTTGAACCCattccaaatttaaaaaaaaaaatctcaaactctcaaatcaatttatttaaattttaaattcattctaTCAAGGGCAATgtggaatgagaaaaaaaaaactatctcaTTGTCATacctaataaattattaaaatttaaattcgaagagaaaaatatacaaaccataaaaaaacaaaacttatttaacattttttaatatttttttgttagattaatttttgtaattaatctataatttgggccacacatgtaaataattaaaatgtgtgtgctatcatttaattaagcctaaatatagtgatctaattaataattgattaattggcttaagggtataattgtcatgagattattgtgtagataccattagataattattatttctatgaggggcagaaatataattgtgataaaattaaaactgccctagcagtttataaatagggttatggtccccattctaccactacgcattccaatttccgaaaatcctctcagagagaaattgaaacagaatctagtggccagaattggaagaccatctcaaagggttttcttcctataaggtttctctttcaatggattcaggtatgtttccgctattatttttctactcatttttttaatcaggagattccagtatagatgaaattagggtattcatcttggttgatTTTAACAagaatattccagtatatatgaaattagggtattcatcttggttgagttataacaagaaatattccagtatatatgaaattgggGTATTCacccttggttgagttataacaagaaatattccagtatatatgaaattggggtattcaccttggttgatttataacaagtggtatcagagccaactccttgattaatttttgagttattattttaatatatatatatatgtcaatggattaagatttatgaaatattgagttgataaatttttttttttattactattattattattattattatttaatagcattttatgatattaatatttaagttattgatctaACATTTTAAATAGGCTAATTAAAGCGGAAAATCACCAAAGTGACATCTTTCGTGTAGATTAGTCTGTTCGGGGTGttagatatttgtgtgtatgtgATTCATGCGGGTATTGACTGGCCCaaaggaaagttaatatttggtcaaattgcatacatacctgtgatgataaatatgtgatgattataaaggtaacttaatgtgaataataaatcaatccaaagatagatttattatttgacataACTTATCATCAATGTTTGATCACTACAACAAGAGTACCACTTACAGTTAATATTACTGTCCAAAGACTTGATATTAAtgttgtgctaggtatcttgaaatgtcataatttgcttttaaatttaaagattatgtgtttaattgcttattttatgtgagcatgatggtttatttgattcattttattttgttctggaTTCAGCTTTTATATCAACTACTTCTATATCTGCCAACATCAATAATGTCCCTATGTTAAATGGGACTAATTTTAAGGACTGGAAAGAGAATATGATGATTCTCTTAGGCTGCATGGATATAGACTTAGCCTTGAGAATGCCCAAACCCGATGAACTCAATGAGCAAAGTACTCAAGAGAATGAGGTTTATTGGGGTAAGTGGGAACGTTCAAATAGGCTAagtcttatgatcatgaagCGCGGAATTCCAGAAGCTTTCAGGGGTGCGGTAACCGATGAGGTTACTAATGCCAGTGACTTCCTTGCGGAAATTCAGAAACGTTTTGCCAAAAACGATAAGGCTGAAACGAGCACGCTTTTAGCAAGCTTGATTTCAATGAAGTATAAAGGCAAGGGTAATGTTCGGGAGTACATCATGGAGATGTCTCATCTTGCTTCAAAACTTAAGGCTTTGAAACTTGAGTTATCTGATGATTTACTCGTGCATTTGGTTCTCATCTCTCTTCCTgcacaatttaatcaattcaagGTCAGTTATAACTGTCAAAAGGAtaaatggactcttaatgagctcatttcattctgtgtgcaagaggaagagagattgaagcaaGACAAGACCGAAAGTGCTCATCTGGCTAGCACTTCCAAGGATAAGGGCAAACGAAGGAATAAGGATAATAAGGTTGCTGCTTCTAATGGCctagaacaaaagaaacagaaagttgAGGTAACATGTTTCTTCTGTAATAAGCCTGGACATACTAAGAAGGAATGTACCAAGTATGCTGCTTGGCGTGTTAAGAAAGGTATAATTCTTACTTTGGTCTGTTCTGAAGTTAATTTAGCTTCAGTATCTAGAaacacatggtggttagattctGGTGCTACTACTCACATTTGTGTTTCTATGCAGGGTTGCCTGAGTTACCGAAAACCAAGTGATGCTGAAAGATGCATCTATGTCGGAGACGGTCAGTCGGTAGAAGTGGAGGCAATAGGgcactttagattattattgaaatctggttattttttggatttaatagaTACTTTCGTTGTACCGTCTTTcagacggaatttaatttcagTTTCTGTTTTGGACAAATCAGGTTAttcttgttcatttggaaacaatagatttgcattatctattaattcaaatattgtAGGAACCGGTTTACTTAATGTTTATGATAATCTATATTTGTTGGAAACTGTTCCGTCCtataatgaaaccttgcatgtgGAATCACGAGGTACAAAACgtaaattgaataaagataattCGGCCTCAttgtggcacaaacgcctaggtcatatCTCTAAATCTAGAGTTGAGCGACTTGTGTCCGATGGGATTTTAGATTCACTTGACTtttcagattttgatatttgtttgagtgtattaaaggaaaaacagaccaaaacaaagaaattaggtGCAAATAGAGCCACAGACgtcttagaattaattcatacagatATCTGTGGACCATACCCTACGACATCTTGGAATGGTCAACAGTACTTTATaacattcatagatgactattcaagatatGGCTACCTATTTCTTATACATGAGAAATCACAATCATTGGACgtgttcaaaacatttaaagcagaagttgagttacaactcaacaaaagaataaagagcgtcagatctgaccgtggtggtgaatactatggtagatatgacggatcaggTGAACAATGTCCAGGACCATTTGCTAAATACCTAGAGGAATGTGGGATCGtccctcaatacaccatgccaggATCACCTAGCatgaatggtgtagcagaaagacgAAACCGAACCCTTAAGGACATGGTAAggagtatgattagtcattctaCTTTACCCGAAAAACTCTGGGGTGAAGCACTCAAAACGGCAGCTTATATCCTAAatcgggtgccaactaaagcggCTGCTAAAACGCCTTATGAGCTTTGGACGGGTCGAAAGCCCAGTTTAaagcattttcatatttggggaTGTCCAGCTGAAGCGAGACCTTATAAAcctcatgaaaagaaattggactctaaAACAGTTAGCAGCTACTTTATTGGCTATGCAGAGCGATCAaggggttttaaattttatgatcctACTATTAGGTCAATTTTTGAGACGGGAACTGCAACATTTTTTGAGGATTTGAGTTAGGGGGGAGAAATCAGGTTAGGAATATTGtctttgaggaggaagagggatctactattgcttttgataatgtacaggtttcactacctatcattgatcaagaagtaaatttggaTCCTCAACCAACAGACAATATTGTTCaacccttaattgcaaatgaggacattgctcctgaagaacaaactcaacaacctcaagaaaatatgccattaaggagatccacgagagagaggagaaatgcAATTTCGGACGATTATATCGTATATCTCCAGGAACATGAGGTAGAAAGTGGAATGATGGAAGATGATCCAATCAACTTCCAGCAAGCCATGAAAAGTTCCAACTCTCAGAAATGGAttgaagccatgaatgaagagtacaAATCTATGCAAGACAATAAAGTTTGGGAACTTGTCCCATTACCAGTTGGTACGAAgcccattggttgtaaatggatatttaaaaccaagcgggattcaaatggtaatgtagaaaggtataaagcacgtcttgtagctaaaggctttactcaaaaagaaggaattgacTTCAAAGAGACCTTCTCTCCAGTTTCTACGAAGGACTCTTTCAGGATAATCATGGCACTAGTTGCACATTATGATcttgagttacatcaaatggatgttaaaacagcgtttctcaatggtgacattgatgaaacaatttatatggtacaaccagaaaattttgtgtccgaagactcaaagaatatggtttgtaaattaactaaatccattatgggctcaagcaagcttctcgtcagtggtacttcaagtttcatcaaattattgtctCATATGGTTTTGAGGCAAATCTTATGGATGAATGTGTGTATCACAAATTCAGTGGGAGTAAGTATATTTTCCTGGTTTTATATGTCGATGACATATTGCTagccacaaatgatattagcatattgcacgacaccaagagatttttatcaaaacattttgagatgaaagatcttggtgatgcCTCCTTTGTCTTAGGAATCCAGATACACCGAGATCGTTCTAGgggtattttaggattgtcacaaAGGACCTATATTGATAAAGTCCTCCAAAGGTATGGCATGCAAAATAGCAAACCAGGTGATACCCCTGTCGCTAAAGGAGACAAATTCAGTCTTAATCAATGCcctaaaaatagtttagaaagTCAAGAAATGCAGAAGATTCCTTACGCTTCGGCTGTGGGGAGTCTAATGTATGCTCAGGTATGTACAcgtccggatattgcgtacattgttggcaTGTTAGGCAGATATCTAAGTAACCCTGGAATGGATCATTGGAGAGCAGCCAAGAGGGTTATGAGATATTTACAGAGAACAAAAGAGTACATGCTTACATATAGGAGATTGGATCAGTTAGAGTTCATTGGGTATTCCGACTCTGACTTTGCTGGATGCCAAGACAGCAGAAGATCCACATCAGGCTATATTTATCTGTTGGCTGGTGGAGCAATTTCATGGAGGTCTGCCAAACAGACACTCGTAACTTCATC is a genomic window of Vitis riparia cultivar Riparia Gloire de Montpellier isolate 1030 chromosome 1, EGFV_Vit.rip_1.0, whole genome shotgun sequence containing:
- the LOC117923390 gene encoding uncharacterized protein LOC117923390, whose amino-acid sequence is MLNGTNFKDWKENMMILLGCMDIDLALRMPKPDELNEQSTQENEVYWGKWERSNRLSLMIMKRGIPEAFRGAVTDEVTNASDFLAEIQKRFAKNDKAETSTLLASLISMKYKGKGNVREYIMEMSHLASKLKALKLELSDDLLVHLVLISLPAQFNQFKVSYNCQKDKWTLNELISFCVQEEERLKQDKTESAHLASTSKDKGKRRNKDNKVAASNGLEQKKQKVEVTCFFCNKPGHTKKECTKYAAWRVKKGLPELPKTK